One window of Bactrocera tryoni isolate S06 chromosome 2, CSIRO_BtryS06_freeze2, whole genome shotgun sequence genomic DNA carries:
- the LOC120769005 gene encoding putative nuclease HARBI1 produces MNLCDYKMSIRYVDARHAGANHDSFVFNVSDLKVHLQNNIQNNTWILGDAGYPLHKFLMTPYRLAEASSPQARYNTVHSKARNIVERTIGVLKSRFRCLVRGLHYTPEKARQIVNACCALHNICQHFQVESPEEIPSTSHTTMTNDILDIEREEEDTARIIRNNITTSL; encoded by the exons atgaat ctttgtgATTATAAAATGTCTATTCGATATGTGGATGCTAGGCATGCAGGCGCAAATCATgactcttttgttttcaatgttagCGATTTGAAAGTGCATTTACAGAACAACATACAGAATAACACTTGGATCTTGG GAGACGCTGGCTATCCtctgcacaaatttttaatgacgCCTTATCGCTTGGCGGAAGCTTCTTCACCCCAAGCACGCTACAATACAGTACACTCAAAGGCCCGGAATATTGTAGAGCGGACAATTGGTGTACTCAAGAGTAGATTTCGATGTCTTGTACGAGGTTTACATTACACTCCCGAAAAGGCTAGGCAAATTGTGAATGCTTGTTGCgcattgcacaatatttgccaACACTTTCAAGTGGAATCTCCGGAAGAAATACCATCTACTTCACATACTACAATGACCAATGATATTTTGGACATAGAAAGAGAAGAAGAGGATACGGCTCGAATAATTCGCAATAATATTACGACTTCCCtctaa